The Dama dama isolate Ldn47 chromosome 3, ASM3311817v1, whole genome shotgun sequence genome has a segment encoding these proteins:
- the B4GALNT1 gene encoding beta-1,4 N-acetylgalactosaminyltransferase 1 has translation MTGEVWRCPLQPTRARMRLGRRALCAAVLLLACASLGLLYASTRVAPGLRVPLALWTPLQGNPRPELLGLAPEPRYAHIPVRIKEQVVGLLTANNCSCESSEGSLHLPFQRQVQAFDFTKAFDPEELSSVSASREQEFQAFLSRSQSAADQLLIAPANSPLQYPLQGVEVQPLRSILVPGLGLQATSGQEVYQVNLTASLGTWDVAGEVTGVTLTGEGQPDLSLASPGLDQLNRQLQLVTYSSRSYQANTADTVRFSTEGHEAAFTIRIRHPPNPRLYPPGSQPQGGETAQYNISALVTVATKTFLRYNRLRALIASIRRFYPTVTVVIADDSDKPESIRGPHIEHYLMPFGKGWFAGRNLAISQVTTKYVLWVDDDFVFTARTRLERLVDVLERTPLDLVGGAVREISGFATTYRQLLSVEPGAPGRGNCLRQKRGFHHELVGFPGCVVTDGVVNFFLARTDKVREVGFDPRLSRVAHLEFFLDGLGSLQVGSCSDVVVDHASKLKLPWTSRDAKAETYARYRYPGSLDESQVAKHRLLFFKHRLQCMTSE, from the exons ATGACAGGCGAGGTGTGGCGCTGCCCTCTGCAGCCCACCCGGGCCAG GATGCGTCTGGGCCGCCGGGCCCTCTGTGCGGCCGTCCTGCTGCTCGCCTGCGCCTCGCTGGGGCTCCTGTACGCGAGCACCCGGGTCGCGCCGGGCCTCCGGGTACCTCTCGCGCTGTGGACGCCCCTACAGGGCAACCCCAGGCCAGAGCTGCTAGGTCTCGCCCCTGAGCCCAGATACGCACACATCCCGGTCAGGATCAAGGAGCAAGTGGTGGG GCTGCTGACTGCCAACAATTGCAGCTGTGAGTCCAGTGAGGGGAGCCTTCACCTCCCCTTCCAGCGGCAGGTCCAAGCCTTTGACTTCACCAAGGCCTTTGACCCTGAGGAGCTGAGCAGTGTGTCTGCCTCGAGGGAGCAGGAGTTCCAGGCCTTCCTTTCAAG GAGCCAGTCTGCGGCAGACCAGCTGCTCATAGCCCCTGCCAACTCCCCGCTACAGTACCCCCTGCAGGGTGTGGAGGTCCAGCCCCTCAGGAGCATCTTGGTGccag GACTGGGCCTGCAGGCCACTTCTGGTCAGGAGGTATACCAG GTGAACCTGACTGCCTCCTTGGGCACCTGGGACGTGGCAGGGGAAGTAACCGGAGTGACTCTCACCGGAGAAGGGCAGCCAGATCTCAGCCTCGCCAGCCCAGGGCTGGACCAACTCAATCGGCAGCTGCAACTGGTCACTTACAGCAGCCGAAGCTACCAGGCAAACACAGCAGACACAG TCCGGTTCTCCACCGAGGGACACGAAGCTGCCTTCACCATCCGCATAAGACACCCACCCAACCCTCGGCTGTACCCACCTGGGTCTCAACCCCAGGGAGGTGAGACTG CCCAGTACAACATCAGCGCCCTGGTCACCGTCGCCACCAAGACCTTCCTTCGTTACAATCGGTTACGGGCACTCATCGCCAGCATCCGCCGCTTCTACCCAACGGTCACAGTGGTGATCGCCGACGACAGCGACAAGCCAGAGAGCATCAGAGGTCCCCACATCGAGCACTATCTCATGCCTTTTGGCAAG GGCTGGTTCGCAGGCCGGAACCTGGCCATATCCCAAGTAACCACCAAGTACGTGCTGTGGGTGGACGATGACTTCGTCTTCACGGCGCGGACGCGACTCGAGAGGCTTGTGGACGTGTTGGAGCGGACGCCGCTGGACCTG GTCGGGGGCGCGGTGCGCGAGATCTCCGGCTTCGCCACCACCTACCGGCAGCTGCTGAGCGTGGAGCCCGGCGCGCCAGGCCGCGGGAACTGCCTCCGGCAGAAGCGCGGCTTCCACCACGAGCTCGTCGGCTTCCCGGGGTGCGTGGTCACCGACGGCGTGGTCAACTTCTTCCTGGCGCGCACTGACAAGGTGCGCGAGGTCGGCTTTGACCCGCGCCTCAGCCGCGTGGCGCACCTGG AATTCTTCCTGGATGGACTTGGTTCTCTTCAAGTGGGCTCCTGCTCAGACGTTGTTGTGGACCACGCATCCAAGTTGAAGTTGCCTTGGACCTCAAGGGACGCGAAGGCAGAGACTTACGCTCGGTACCGTTACCCGGGGTCGCTGGACGagagtcaggtggccaaacatCGCCTGCTGTTCTTCAAACACCGGCTCCAGTGCATGACCTCAGAGTGA